Proteins co-encoded in one Cydia splendana chromosome 11, ilCydSple1.2, whole genome shotgun sequence genomic window:
- the LOC134794830 gene encoding nucleosome assembly protein 1-like 1 isoform X2, whose protein sequence is MGTVERAGDATSEVESGDEEEIVGGGELAQHLMKSGMTRGEMLAAITNRIHAEAIASLPPNVRRRVRALRALQKEFVDVESKFYSEVHQLECKYEKLYKPLFEKRAQIVNGAYEPTDNECLNPWRDETEEEELARAVQQAALTDGEEKKEGEVKPPAEPPMDPNVKGVPDFWYTIFRNVSMLCEMMQEHDEPILKTLQDIKVLMHEDPIGFTLEFHFAPNDYFTNTVLTKEYSMKCKPDEENPLEFEGPEIYSCKGCEINWKKGKNVTVKTIKKKQKHKSRGSVRTVTKSVQADSFFNFFSPPAMPEDPNSTLASDIQALLTADFEIGHYIRERVVSRAVLLYTGEGLDDDDDDDYEEEEDSYSDEDSGTEEVSDADD, encoded by the exons CGGCATGACCCGCGGCGAGATGCTCGCGGCCATCACGAACCGTATCCACGCGGAGGCCATAGCGTCCCTCCCTCCGAACGTGAGACGGCGGGTCCGCGCGCTCAGGGCGCTCCAGAAGGAGTTCGTCGATGTCGAGTCCAAGTTCTACAGCGAGGTGCACCAGTTGGAGTGCAAATATGAGAAGCTGTACAAGCCATTGTTTGAGAAG CGCGCTCAAATCGTGAACGGCGCGTACGAGCCCACGGACAACGAGTGCCTGAACCCGTGGCGCGACGAGACCGAGGAGGAGGAGCTGGCCCGCGCCGTGCAGCAGGCCGCGCTCACCGACGGCGAGGAGAAGAAGGAGGGAGAGGTCAAACCGCCGGCTGA ACCCCCAATGGACCCCAATGTCAAAGGAGTGCCCGACTTCTGGTACACGATATTCAGAAACGTGTCCATGCTGTGCGAGATGATGCAGGAACATGACGAGCCTATCCTTAAGACCTTGCAGGATATTAAAG TCCTAATGCACGAAGACCCCATCGGCTTCACGCTGGAGTTCCACTTCGCGCCCAACGACTACTTCACAAACACGGTGCTCACTAAGGAATACTCCATGAAGTGCAAGCCTGATGAGGAGAACCCACTAGAATTTGAAGGCCCTGAAATCTATTCATGCAAG GGTTGCGAAATCAACTGGAAGAAAGGCAAGAACGTGACAGTGAAGACGATAAAGAAGAAGCAGAAGCACAAGTCCCGTGGGTCCGTGCGCACGGTCACCAAGTCCGTGCAGGCGGACTCCTTCTTCAACTTTTTCTCGCCGCCCGCCATGCCTGAGGACCCTAACTCCACTCTAGCGTCCGATATCCAG GCGCTACTGACGGCGGACTTCGAGATCGGGCACTACATCCGCGAGCGCGTGGTGTCGCGCGCCGTGCTGCTCTACACGGGCGAGGGGCTCGACgacgacgatgatgatgattacgAGGAGGAG GAGGATTCGTATTCCGACGAGGACTCCGGTACTGAGGAGGTCTCGGACGCGGACGACTGA
- the LOC134794830 gene encoding nucleosome assembly protein 1-like 1 isoform X1, with amino-acid sequence MGTVERAGDATSEVESGDEEEIVGGGELAQHLMKSGMTRGEMLAAITNRIHAEAIASLPPNVRRRVRALRALQKEFVDVESKFYSEVHQLECKYEKLYKPLFEKRAQIVNGAYEPTDNECLNPWRDETEEEELARAVQQAALTDGEEKKEGEVKPPAEPPMDPNVKGVPDFWYTIFRNVSMLCEMMQEHDEPILKTLQDIKVLMHEDPIGFTLEFHFAPNDYFTNTVLTKEYSMKCKPDEENPLEFEGPEIYSCKGCEINWKKGKNVTVKTIKKKQKHKSRGSVRTVTKSVQADSFFNFFSPPAMPEDPNSTLASDIQALLTADFEIGHYIRERVVSRAVLLYTGEGLDDDDDDDYEEEEEEECSTEESEDDEPAPRRPRPKKPNKAPQENPAECKQQ; translated from the exons CGGCATGACCCGCGGCGAGATGCTCGCGGCCATCACGAACCGTATCCACGCGGAGGCCATAGCGTCCCTCCCTCCGAACGTGAGACGGCGGGTCCGCGCGCTCAGGGCGCTCCAGAAGGAGTTCGTCGATGTCGAGTCCAAGTTCTACAGCGAGGTGCACCAGTTGGAGTGCAAATATGAGAAGCTGTACAAGCCATTGTTTGAGAAG CGCGCTCAAATCGTGAACGGCGCGTACGAGCCCACGGACAACGAGTGCCTGAACCCGTGGCGCGACGAGACCGAGGAGGAGGAGCTGGCCCGCGCCGTGCAGCAGGCCGCGCTCACCGACGGCGAGGAGAAGAAGGAGGGAGAGGTCAAACCGCCGGCTGA ACCCCCAATGGACCCCAATGTCAAAGGAGTGCCCGACTTCTGGTACACGATATTCAGAAACGTGTCCATGCTGTGCGAGATGATGCAGGAACATGACGAGCCTATCCTTAAGACCTTGCAGGATATTAAAG TCCTAATGCACGAAGACCCCATCGGCTTCACGCTGGAGTTCCACTTCGCGCCCAACGACTACTTCACAAACACGGTGCTCACTAAGGAATACTCCATGAAGTGCAAGCCTGATGAGGAGAACCCACTAGAATTTGAAGGCCCTGAAATCTATTCATGCAAG GGTTGCGAAATCAACTGGAAGAAAGGCAAGAACGTGACAGTGAAGACGATAAAGAAGAAGCAGAAGCACAAGTCCCGTGGGTCCGTGCGCACGGTCACCAAGTCCGTGCAGGCGGACTCCTTCTTCAACTTTTTCTCGCCGCCCGCCATGCCTGAGGACCCTAACTCCACTCTAGCGTCCGATATCCAG GCGCTACTGACGGCGGACTTCGAGATCGGGCACTACATCCGCGAGCGCGTGGTGTCGCGCGCCGTGCTGCTCTACACGGGCGAGGGGCTCGACgacgacgatgatgatgattacgAGGAGGAG GAGGAAGAGGAATGCTCAACCGAAGAAAGCGAAGACGACGAGCCAGCTCCCCGGAGGCCCCGGCCTAAGAAACCCAACAAGGCGCCCCAAGAGAACCCCGCAGAGTGCAAGCAGCAGTAG